TCTTCTTTctcccgcccgccctcttcctcttggctcttGCCGCCCTCCGACGCCGGCGGGCCGCATGTCTCGCCCACCGCCGTCCGGCGATGCTGCCACGCACGTCGTGTTGTGCCGCCCTTTCCAGGCCGCCACATTCGTCGTGCTGTATTTTGGCAAAACTGGCATTGCCATAGTACGGCTTCGTCGTGCGTTTGTACGTACGTAGGTACGTACTCTGTACGTGCTCCTGTGTAAGGTCCCGGCCCGGGCCCGGAGATACTTACACGGTTGGTCAGTGGTAACGCCGTGGCGCTCGTGTCGGCAAGTACGCTGTCGCCGGCCGACGCATTAACGAAGCCAGCCAGCCAGCCCAGCCATCCCCGCCAGATCGATCGTAGGGTAGATCTGACTGTGGGCGCTGCGTTTCGGTACACCCCGCATTTCCTAGATCGAATCTACCACCACTTGCCCCGGTCTCCCCTGACTGATCGAATCCAAGTGAAAAGCCAGCAAGTACCACATCAACACCACCACGTGCGGACGAATCTACCACGTACTGTACCTCGAGTACTCAACTACTGCAGCCTGCCGGACGGATCTACTTTGCTATGAAGTCTGGCTGTACGGCACGTACTTCGCACCTGCACAGTGGCATGCACCCCTCACGTGTGAAAAAATAAAACCACGTCGACAAACAGCGGTGGCGCTCCCAGATCCAGCGCCGACGCTCTGCCGCCATTAACTGTGCCGCCCTGTACGACCGTACTTGCTCCACTCTCCGGCGCGTCGCACCCGTCGCGTCCCCGGCTGACGCGCGGGCCCCGTCCGACGTGGCGAGATCCCACTGGCACTCGCCCGATCGCCCCGGGTCAGCCGCTGTCTCGCCCTCCCTGGCCAGCCCGGCCCCGATCCCGTCGGTGACCGGGCCCGCCGGACAGCCGCAGAGCGGGCCGGTCCACGCGCGCGCGCTGTCCGCGGGGAAGCTTCCCGCCCGCCTCGTGCCGCGCCGGGATCGCGGCCGACGGACAGCGACGGACGCTTCCTGCACTCCACGCGCTCGCATCCCGGCCGTCCATCGCGGGTCCGACGGCCCCGGCGCGTCCGTACCAGGCTGTCGGGCGCGGCTTGATTAAGCGTGCGCTTCCCTCGCTCGCGCGCCATGTACGTAGGTACGCGTGGCTCCCTCTGCTGCCTCCGCCCGCGTGTATATATGACCTCGACTTGGACACTGGACACCATCGCAGTCTCAGCACTATCAGCATCCATTGTCACCACAGTTAGCTCCTGTACAGGCAGAGCACACGGTACGACGTGCCAAGTAGTACGAAGAAGTACCATGGAAGCCATGGCGTCGCCGGTGCCCATGGACGTCGACAAGCTCAGCTACGAGATCTTCGCCTTGCTGGAGAGCAAGTTCTTGTTCGGCGCCGGTGgggccgggtgcctgtccggcccgGGGACGCCGTTCCGAGGCGCCAACGACGGGCGCGTGCGCGTGCTTGCCGTCGATGGCTGCGGCGCGGGCGCGGGGGACGCGCTGCTCGCCGCGGCCGCGCTCGCGAGGCTCGAGGCCGGCCTGCGCCAGCGCGCCGGCGACCCCGACGCGCGCGTCGCGGACTTCTTCGAcgtggccgccggcgccggcgcgggcggcgTGCTCGCGGCGATGCTGTTCCTCAAGGGCGCCGACGGGCGGCCGCGGTACACGGCCGAGGAGGCGCTGGCCTTCGTGGCCGGGAGCGTCGGGAAGGACTGGGGCGGCCGGCGCCGCGGGTGGACGAAATTGTTCCGTGGTGTCGCAAGGAAGGCTGAGCGGTCCTTCCGGCGGGTGTTCGGCGACGCCACGCTCAGGGACACCGTGGCCCCGGTGCTCGTGCCCTGCTACGATCTCGCCACGGGCGCGCCGTTCATGTTCTCACGCGCCGACGCCGTCGAGAGCGACAGCTTCGACTTCCGCCTCACCGACGTCTGCGCGgccacctgcgccgccgccggtGCGGCCGCGGCCGTCAGGTCGGTCGACGGGCGCACGGCCATCGCCGCCGCGTCCGGCGCCGTGGCGGCCATGGGCAACCCGGCCTCCGCGGCGATCACGCACGTCCTCCACAACAAGCAGGAGTTCCCCCTCGCCGTCAGCATGGACGACATCCTCGTCCTGTCCATCGGCACCGGCGCGTCGTCCTCTGCCGCCACCTGCGGCAACGGGTGGAGCACGCCGATGCCCGCGCGCTCGCCGTCGCGAGACGAGCTGGCGCGCGTCACCGCCCAGGGAGTCGCGGACATGGTCGACGAGGCCGTCGCCATGGCGTTCGGCCACGCGAGCGACAGCAACTACGTCCGCCTACAGGCCAGCAACGCACTTAATTCGCCGCACACGCAGACGGCAGGCGCGGCGGCCGGAGCAATGCTCTCGCAGCGGAACGTGGAGTCCGTGCTCTTCCGCGGGCGGAGGCTGTCGGACCGGACGAACGCCGAGAAGGTCGACGCCCTGGCGGCGGAGCTGGTGAAGGAGCAGGAGCGGCGGATGCGCAGCCCACTCCCGAACGTGGTCATCAAGCAGGTGGCCTCGCCGCGGCTGTCGTCGGCGACCACCGCGTCGTCGGTGACCGCGACGGTGAGGACGGCGTCGACGATGCCGTCGCCGGCGTCGTGGGATTCTCGCCAGTAGCTAAATTATTGGGTAGGCCCTTGACGCGACGGGGAACTCGTGTACGTGCAATTATGCATGACGCTTGAGGCCGCGCTGACAACGAGCGCGTGTTCTTTTGTTCTTTCCACTCGTGAGACACTGACCTGTGGGGTGCGTGTTTGAAAACGTGATTTGGTTATGCAAATTAGCCGAGTTTGGAGGCCCGATGGAGGAATTGAATGTCTGAGAGCCTGTAACCATGTGGTTCATTGTGTATGCTACAGTACGAAAACGTTTTGCTTGATCGGGAATGGCGTTCTCTGCTGGGAGTGACCTCTGATTGACACCTGGTCAAACGTACCGAGGCCAGGACGAATGCCCCCTTTCCATGCTACGATGCCGCGTCAACACCACTTCTCTTTTCTATCCACAACCTTTTAAGCAAACATCACATGCTACCACTGATTAAGTAAGCAGAGAGCAGCCATCATAGTACACACAAACTAGTAGTACAAATATTTCAAATAGAAAATAAGTTCAAATTTGTCATCTCTAGATCAACTTTAGTTACTAACCTTGCCAAACCTCTTCCATAATAAACTAAAGAAAGGGGCATCTGACTCTGTGAATGGAGTGGATCTTTGTTCTCCAATGCCATGATACATTTGCATGTTGCTCTTTTGATCATCCTTAGGTTGGTTGTGGCTCATGAATCCAGAACACTAGCTCCTGATGAGCTTGACATCCGCTCTAGGCTCGAGAGGAGATTGATTAGCTTGGTTGTGCTTGAGCGCACGTGGAAGAAGCAATGTTCCCGGATCAAAAACTTGAAGGAAGGGGAGATGAATACAAAATTCTTTCATCTTACAGTGAATGCCCGGAGAAGGAAAACACATTCATCGCCCTATAACGCTAGTCATTACTCCAACTAGGGCTATGAAGTAAGCCCTCAAGCACAACAACGGATGGGTCACCGATCATGAACATAAAAAGAAGATTATCAGTGAGCACTTCTCGAATGCTTTGGTCTGGGGTAATAGGAGAGAAAAAGACTTCAACTGGGAGAATCTAAACTTCCCTACCCTGGATTTGCACGAGCTTGGTAACCCCTTCACCGAGGAGGTGAAGACTGCCATTAACCAAATGCCTAGCGACAAGGCTCCGACTTCGAATGGCTTCATAGGTTATTCATGGGTTTGGGAGCTTCCAAACTGCCAGCCTTCAATTGTTAAACTCTGCCAACGTGGTTCTATTGCCCAAGAAGGAAGGGCGGAGCGCATTGTCGACTTTAGGCCTATTAGGTTGATCCATCCCATCGGCAAGATCATTGCCAAAATGCTCACGCTTAGACTGGGGCCTCATATATAGATAGTCTCGTCTTCAACGCTCAAAGTGCATTCATAAAAAGGggaggtgtcgtggttctaagtctgatagtagaatggggggtaggtatggagaggcaagatcctagctatggagtagttgtacacacgaatgttttacgagttcaggcccttctcggaggaagtaatagccctacgtctcggagcccggaggcggtcgactggtttctgtgtatatgagttacaggggtgcgaaccctttacactgaggaggggggtggcttatatagagttcgccagacccctccggccctcagttatgcagggtttaaagtacattaagacagggggttactggtaacgccctcataaactgtcatgaagactattaaagctacttaatgacagatcgTTGCGTGCTGGGTAACTTTAGGTCTcctggtcgagtggctatcttcatcgtcgagtgtccttgagttcgtcgagtgaagtccctcttggtcgactggaagtagcttcttctaaggatgtccttgggtagggtatcctagataggttcatgaccctaccctaggtacatgacttcatcattagcccccgaatggatcgaggttcgagtgaggaaggggttGATAATTTTCTCCGACCTATTTCCCGTGCTCTGATTATGTCGTATCCTGGATCAGCGATTTTTCTTTTTTGGCGTTGGCATTAACTTCTCTTTCAGTAGCCTTGATCCATTattttcttctgtcgagtgaacttttgaacttagtgaacttccgagcgacggatcgcaggaaatctatcgtctgacagattgatctgccatcagcggattttgtgggatccgaattttgggaagcgcgcgaagcggggcggaccgcggtactcggatgggataaggcgtgaacgcctcgatttccacgccgcctttttcgccacgtatcatgcgtgcgcgactgtttcgggatgtgacaggaccgcccgggcctactcgtcagccactcggaagcgtccttatataaagcgccgggcgagggtttttgaacagtgccttctcattctcctctctgccctctttgcctccgcccgctgtgcctgctctcgcctccgcctatccactcctcgcgtgcttcgccggcgacaatggtgaaggagaagacggcggccttggagcgcgcgaagaaggcgacggcgacggggaaagcgaaggggagagcgtccAGTCGGGGAGGATCTTCGTCAATGTCCCGCctgccaaaaggttgggtccaaggggattggatccgttcgaccatcaccgagacggatctcaatgacctggcaaATGAGGGTCTGATCCCtcacgggtcagcaaggcttccggggaccgagtgtcaaccgcagccgcaggagggtgtgtgcattctcctagccactcatgtagaccaTGGATTCTCTCtgtcgccgagtgttttcttctgagggtttctgaacttctttggggcgcaactccaccatttcactcccaattccattgcctatcttactgctttcgtgtccatgtgcgagaacttcctgggttgtcgaccacactggggtctctttaagcacatattcacctatcgctcacagacggtgaaaaaggcgagtccagatgatgagaggactaaggttatccagatgtgcgggggtcttgggattcagatgaggaataagagtactttcccggccatgacccttcctaagTTGGTCagatggtggcagtcgacttggttctactgccaagacgagtcgacgccggggcagtcgactggtctccctccgatctccatggaccgagtggacaaaccctcttctctgaaggtgcttcctaaggagaaagctcaggtaaaaatgttgatggagcgcgtagtccaactcgttagggacggagtgacgagtatggatcttctggaggtattccttagacggcgcatccaaccgcttcagtaccgaggccacccgatgtggctgtactgtggtaccgaagacaccactcgggtccatccagaagcggtcgacgatgccacactggagaggtgggtggccgcaatcacagggaataaggacaaccctcgaggggctaggaggatcccaccactcgactgtacctacacaccggacacggtatgaccacttatctccaattgtaatcttgctttattcattctacTTCGCTAcgaattggtcgattgacctttgttttgttttgttgtctaacaggccaccactgagttatactcgatgcccaatggagcgcaaacaccgactgaggaggaggaaggaagtgggggcgaaagcccggaggagtgggattcggatgctgacgacgatgatgagagtgatgactctggtgaggaggaagaggaggaggaggaggaggaagttgtatcTCCTCGCttagaaagacgctcgaagcttgtccacgatccCGTGgttgagcgtggtaagggggtcacaaccgtcacgcagtcgtccaagcgccctcggactacttctccggtgccgactgagaaagctccgaagcaatctcgagtggtgccgtcgaagtcggcgaaggtcttgccgaagatgaagatggtgatccccactatcttagggtaatggtgtagcttgagtttgtctgttccacatgaacttattcttggtcgactcatgagcaAATTGACTaacttctggaactgcagtgctgctacttctgatacctcgggcagagctgaagatcaggagatggaggatgctgttacttcgaaacctggtatgactcttgtagttccgtcttcagtcgattggtttcttgtctctaattttgattctttttctgcagcttcatctaacgtcgttatcgaccttcccgacgacgacgacgaggaaccactgaggcagagaaggaacaagaaagcgtctgctggcaaggcgactcaggacgtgccagcacccgagacattggtcgtggagggagacaatgtcactcggcctaccgtacctttgcggtgccgttgacgagtgctcgtccttcatcgtcgagtgctgctcaaccctcgcttttctcaacctaccacgtcccagaagaccaagctagtgctgctaaagaagcaatacgccaagcgggggtcatgatggagcaagtgaaggcaatccgagaagccagccaggcagcctatgacgccagttcagctcttcagagtaatgttcaggtcagtcggttactacctgttctgttaggatatgatatctgaaaactcttctttctaaaatttctagagtttgtcctacacccactgggtgtgtcgattgaaattccgggttagtgggggcacgctgagtgcacccactgggtgtagtccccaaggctatggtggactgctggcagtcgatcatagtctttatgtcttaagttttttccttactcgactaggtcaaatagattcatagaccggtgggggcacgctgagtgcacccactgggtgtagtccccgagactgtggtcgactgctggcagtcgactatagtttgaagaacacctcccgttttttttgttgttgttgttggtcgactggtcgactctaactgatgaaactagtgggggcacgctgagtgcacccactgggtgtagtccccgagactatggtcgaatgtttgtattcggccgtagtcttagaaacgctatgatttttccttagtcactcggaagtgaattgtctttgacatctgtcgattggttcttcgtagaaatcctgcgaccttgcggctcgttatactgagttggagaacaaacacatccagctcgagcttgatctgaaactgacccaagagaacctaacgaaggcgaaggaggaagctaaaggtatgtttggtgaggccttcgacgactacctttgcctctcgtttgtttcagagtctgatctcactgtaactttgcagacaaagtgagggatgccctaaagaagaaagaccttgacttggctgagatgcagaaagcggctttagagaagaccaagctcacagatgagaagctggcttcagtcaccaagctttaagaagaaaacaccaatctgaaagctgctcttgatgctgccaacaaggaggtcagtcgactgaaaagtgacaagattgccctgaatgacaaggccagtgagttggtgggaaagaagaacgatctggaggcttatctgggtggaatcgccaagaagctattcctcatgcttgaaggtaatcttttgtatcaaacagacattttaactgtgatctccgactgttgtcttgactcagtggttgtgcttgcagaattttgccagaactttgaagaggagattggtcgactggaaataaacctggatcccatcaactcccccgtgaaagatgaagtttccatgaatgtgctccggcttgaatctcgcgttgctgctgtcgtcgactatctcgcaaggctgaaggtcgcaacttctcgcatcgacacaacactctggccaagagagacgctccagaacgacctcgagtctctgatgactcgactgaacgaggtcccaagtcgagtgcaggagtggaagaagtcttctgccagatgtggcgcggatgttgctctgtctctggtccgcgttcactgcaaggatgcatgagaggacaagctggcggcccttagggtggctaacaccaagaagcatgatttccgatctttcatggagaccttcatcaccgctgccactcggattgcagatggaatcgacctggatgagtttgttgcaccttccagccctccacgggaggggtaaaaaacttctgagcttgatactttaaatttgcctcggtatgccgagtgagttttgtaaccgacaaaccttaacaggcttagcgcctgagcactttcggttctgttaggtgttatccgaacttggattcgacgttgaatatgtttgcatttggtttgaggtgtcttttgcaggctaaagcgaggcgctcattgcaatcgacttgttccccgatacacttaggcgagcactgggctacagctaagcccccgagtgggaggtctgctctccactcggtaggattttcaaaaacttaggtgagcactgggctgtagctaagcctccgagtgagaggtctgctctccactcggtaggatttttcaaaagcttaggcgagcactgggctgtagctaagcccccgagtgggaggtttgctctacactcggtaggattttcaaaaacttaggcaagcactaggctgcagctaagcccccgagtgggaggtttgctctccactcggtaggattttcaaaaacttaggcgagcactgggctgcagctaagcctccgagtgggaggtttgctctacactcggtaggattttcaaaaacttaggcgagcactgggctgcagctaagcccccgagtgggaggtttgctctccactcggtaggattttgtttaacttaggcgagtacttggactgcagctaagcctccgagtggaaggctggcttaccactcggtaggattttgtttaacttaggcgagtacttggactgcagctaagcctccgagtggaaggctggcttaccactcggtaggattttgtttaacttaggcgagtacttggactgcagctaagcctccgagtggaaggctggcttaccactcggtaggattttgtttaacttaggcgagtacttggactgcagctaagcctccgagtggaaggctggcttaccactcggtaggattttgtttaacttaggcgaaacggatttcgcagctaagccttcgagtgggaggctggctcaccactcggtaggattttgtttaacttaggcgagtacttggactgcagctaagcctccgagtggaaggctggcttaccactcggtaggattttgtttaacttaggcgaaacggatttcgcagctaagccttcgagtgggaggctggctcaccactcggttaggaattttttacagactta
Above is a window of Triticum dicoccoides isolate Atlit2015 ecotype Zavitan chromosome 5B, WEW_v2.0, whole genome shotgun sequence DNA encoding:
- the LOC119311715 gene encoding patatin-like protein 3, with amino-acid sequence MEAMASPVPMDVDKLSYEIFALLESKFLFGAGGAGCLSGPGTPFRGANDGRVRVLAVDGCGAGAGDALLAAAALARLEAGLRQRAGDPDARVADFFDVAAGAGAGGVLAAMLFLKGADGRPRYTAEEALAFVAGSVGKDWGGRRRGWTKLFRGVARKAERSFRRVFGDATLRDTVAPVLVPCYDLATGAPFMFSRADAVESDSFDFRLTDVCAATCAAAGAAAAVRSVDGRTAIAAASGAVAAMGNPASAAITHVLHNKQEFPLAVSMDDILVLSIGTGASSSAATCGNGWSTPMPARSPSRDELARVTAQGVADMVDEAVAMAFGHASDSNYVRLQASNALNSPHTQTAGAAAGAMLSQRNVESVLFRGRRLSDRTNAEKVDALAAELVKEQERRMRSPLPNVVIKQVASPRLSSATTASSVTATVRTASTMPSPASWDSRQ